A stretch of DNA from Candidatus Saccharibacteria bacterium oral taxon 488:
GATATAAATCCGGTTCATGTCAAGTCCGACCTCTTCGGACAAGAATTGCCACATCCAGTTGATCTGCTCTTTTTTGAAATAATCACCCAAACTCCAGTTACCGAGCATTTCAAAAAACGTCGTGTGGCGGTTATCACCGATATCATCAATGTCTTGGGCCCGCAAGCACGTCTGCGAATCAGCGATTCGCTTACCCTCAGGATGCGGCTCACCCAGCAGATATGGAATCATTGGCTGCATGCCCGCACCAGTGAAGAGCGTGGTCGGGTCGTCGGTTAGAATCAGCGGCGCGCGCTTGATGACTGCATGAGCCTGTTTGCTGTAAAAGTCGAGATATTTGAGGCGAATTTCTTGAGCGTTCATAGGAGCAATTATAGCACAAGTCGCCTCAGATACTCTGGATCTTTATGAACGTTTTTTCCGCATCAGCAGCACTGCACCGCTGATAATGGCAGCAACACCAGCCCCGATCGCTACCAGCAAACTCGTACCGGTATCGGCTAGTTGACTGCCTGCTCGGCCTTGCGAAGCGCCCGGCTGCCCTGGTTGACTCGGCTGACCCGGCTGGTTAGGAGCACCTGGATTACCCGGCGCTGTTGGCACAGCGTTCCACTTAGCGTATAGCGTGAAGTTAGAATTTGGCATCGTATGGACGTTAAAGTCCCACCGCATCAGATAAGTTGGATCAGCGTACCATCCAGCAAAGGTATAGCCAGCCCGCGTCGGATCAGCCGGCCGCACCGCCTTGGCAGTGTAGGCGACCGTTTGAGATGGTACCGGTGAGCCTGAGCCGGTATCAAACGTCAGCGTGTAGGTCGGGCACTGCTTGGCATCGCCATTGATCGTCCAGCCGTGACCACTGTCGGCCACTGCCTTTTGCAGCGCTGCATGCGCCGCCTCCGCCGTACAATATTTCAGGCTGGCCGCACCCAGCGTCACTGGTGACTTGAGTACTGCATTATTCCAGGCAATCAGCGTCGCGTCGTAATTTTGCACCGATAGCGCCGTATTATCAAGCATATTCGTCCCGCCAGCATACGGATTCCCCGTAACATCTTGTAGCGAGGTCAGTTGCCAGCCAGCCAGCGACTGGTTGAATGCCCGCGCATTAGCCAACATCCGCACCATAGCATGTGCTTTCGTCATATTCCACAGCCCGATCGGCTGATTGAACGAATTTGCCCACTCGAACATACTATCAGCGTATTCAAGTTTTGCAGTATTCCAGCTGGCAATTGACGAACTGCCGCCGTTATTGAACGCCCCTGCATACGCAAACATATGGCCAGCGCTCGTCACATTTCCCATGTTCCACGAACCGATGTTTTGGTTAAACTGTCCGGCGCCATGGAACATATTAGCAGTTGTCGTCACATTTGATGTATTCCATTGCCAGTTGGCACCCTCACCCTTGAGCGAGTGAGCCGTGTCGAACATACCTTGCAGGCTCGTTACGTTCGTGAGGTTCGGCACGTCAGTCGCCTTGACATCCATATTCTCAGCGCCCCGAAACGCCGAGTCCATGCTGCGCCACGCACCCGTTCCCCACTGGTCAACTGACATGATTTTCAAACGATCACCGGCATTATTCACATAAATCTGCGGGAATGTACCGCCGATACGAATTGTGTGACGACCCTCGTCGCTGTATGTGCAGGTGTGACTACTGGTCACGCCCACAGCGTCAGGAATACCGTCATTGTTACAGTCAACCGTATAATTATATCCCCCGCCTGTCACCGGTATAGTAAATTGATCGGTGTTTGATACGCCCGGTTTCGTGGTGTCGATCGTCATAACAAAATCCGTGTTGTTAATCGCATCAGCTTTCGCTGGCTGCGTCATCGCAAGTAGCGTCAGGCCACCAACACCAAGCATCATAACCCCTGCTGTTAGCGTCGGCAGCAAGCGCCTGCGTCGTTGTAAATATTTCATAAACCCCCTATTATGTTCGTGTTACTTCGTTGTACTATTACCTCAAATAATACGCGACTAAGCCCTCCATTGTCAAGAAAATCCCGCTCTCATCGCGGGCGGGAAATGTCTCAGTTTATCACGTCGTATTATTCGGCACTTGGCTCGTCAGCGTCCGACTGAGCCGGCTCTTCTTTTGGCTGATTCTTACGAAGCTTCTCTGGATTGCGGATGGCTTTGTGCTTATCAGCAGCTGGCGCTTTAACCCACTTTGGCAAGGTGACGCCAGCTTCTTTCAATAACTTAACAACACGCGGTGTTGGCTGGGCACCATTGTCCAAATATTTCTGTGCTAATTCAGCCTGAATATTTGCTGCTTTAGTGTGTGGATTGTAGCTGCCGACATACGCGACCACACGACCGCTTGATGGATGGCGCTGCGCCTCTTGTACTGCCAGGCGGTACACCGGATAACCCTTGCGACCCAACCGTTGCAAACGAATTGCTAGCATGTGTGATTTCTTCCTTTTCTTACAACTCTTTGATTAATGTATTACTCCTAGAGAGTGTACACTATTTCGCTATGTACGTCAATCTGTTTGAATTATCCCGCCGCCCAAACATTCCTCGCCGTCATATACCACAGCTGACTGACCTGGGGTGACGGCGCGCTGCGGCTCGGACAAGATAACCGTCACTTTCTCACCAGCATTATCGTTTACACGCGTAATCTCCGCATTAATGAGCGGCGCCCGATGTCTCACCCGAACTTGACAGGCATCGCCTTTTGGCGACTGGTTAATCCAGTGAACGTCGGTCAATGTCAATTCTTTCCGCCACAAATTACCATCATCAATTGAGCGCGACACGTAAACTTCATTCTTGGCCATATCTTTACCGACAACATAATACGGCAAGCCGCCACCAACATTCAGGCCATGCCGCTGCCCCAGGGTATAAAATATCGCCCCGTCATGCCGGCCAACAACCGCGCCCGTTGGCTGATCAATGACATCGCCCGGGCTAGTCTCAACATATTCTGACAAAAACTCGCGAATCCCCACTTGCCCAACAAAGCAAATGCCCATCGACTCCTTTTTACTGGCGGTCCACAACCCGCGCTCTTTGGCCATCTCGCGCACCTCAGCCTTGGTAAAATCACCCAGCGGGAACATGGTTTTGGCTAACGCCCCGGACGTCACACGGTAGAGGAAATAGGTTTGGTCTTTATTGTCATCGTGCGCCCGAAGCAAGCGAGCAGCGTTGGGTAATGATGGCGCTTTGACGAACCCAGGCGTGAACGTTGATTCGTCCTGAATCGCCGAGGACTGTCTGAACGCAGTGAGTTCCGCAGGCGACAGTGACGAATCGGCGTGAACACCATGGCGTGAGGCAACCGCGCCAGAATTACCCAATGCTGCACCACCTACTGCATGTTTAACTCGTGCATAATGCCCCGTCGCAATACACTCCGCACCCGCTGCCAACGACGCTTCCAAAAATAATTTAAACTTCACCTCTTGATTGCACATCACATCAGGATTTGGCGTCCGACCCGCTTGGTATTCGCGGATCATATAGTTAACAACATTTTGCTTATACTCTTTTTGAAAGTCAAACACCTGAAAATCAATTCCCAGCCCCACCGCCACGCGCTTGGCGTCAGCCACATCTTCCGCCCACGGACAATGCATACCCGGCAAATCTTCCGACCAATTTTTCATATAGACACCAGTGACGTCGTGGCCTTGCTCAACCAATAGCGCTGCCGCTACCGACGAATCAACGCCGCCCGACATACCGACGAACACCCGAGCCATCAGCGCGACACTCCCAGCGCAAACAAACCGATCCGCAGCAATTCGCCGACTGCCAGCCACCACCCCCACGGCGTCAACCACCACCATGCACTCCAATGCTTGTCGTGCGTTGTTGGGCGTGCCCGCAGCTCAACATTCGGCAGTTGCGCTGAAAACTCAGCCAGCGCTCGCCGCATGTGATAGCCGCTGGTAACCAGAATGACGCGTTTGATACCACGCTGCGCTATGATACCCGCCACTTCCTGGGCATTCTGCTTGGTGGTTTCTGAACGTTCGTCCATCACCAAGGCCGTAGCCGGTACACCCGCCGCTTCGGCTTGTTTTCTCATGGCGGCGGCGTTAGACGGACCGGATTTATCAGCTGCAGCACCAGACAAAATGATCGTTGGCGCCCAGCCAGCTTGATATAATTTAACTGCCTCAGCTGTGCGCGCTTCGGTGTCGCCGCCGCTGATAACAATGATCGCGCCTGCCTTTTGACATTGCCCCGAACCCGGACGCGGACAATCTTTCAAGTCATCCGGTGATAGATAATGGCTCAGGCCGACGATGACTACAGCTGCAATTAACACCAAGCCTATTAACCGATGAATCATCGCGTTCGCTCCTGCTCCGTACGCACTGCAGTAATAATCTCGTCCGCCGCCCGCATAACTTGCGTCTCATCGTTCAGCCGCCCCAACGTCAGCCGCAGACTACCATCAATCGCCATATCACTCAACCCGATCGCCGCCAAAACATGTGATCGCGTACCCGAATTAGCCGCACAGGCACTACCCGTCGCCACCAGCACGCCGCGCGCTTCCAATAAAAACACTAACCGCTCGGCGTCAACACCAGGAAATGAAATATTGAGGAAATTAACCAGCGATTTTTTCTGATCAGAAGAAATAATCATGTCAGGGAAAGCCGCTAATAGCTTTTTTACTAACGTATCACGCAGTCCTCGCAGACGTTTTACTTCACCGCTGCGACGCTTGGCAGCTAACTCCAGCGCCGTAGCAAAGCCGACCACACCAGCCACATTTTCCGTGCCGCTGCGCAGTCCCGCCTCCTGCCCGCCGCCAACGATATTTGGCCGTAGCTTGACGCCCGGCCGTATCCATAGTAAACCAACCTGTTTCGGCCCATAAACTTTTGCCGCCGATAGTGTCAACAAATCAACGCCCAGCCGCTTAATTTTCACATCGATCAGCGCCGCGGTCTGCGAGGCGTCAGTATGAAATATAAGCGGTGTTGATTCGCCATTTTCCTGGCGCCGCACACGCTCGAGCCTCACAACTTCCGCGATTTCTTCAATGGGCTGAATATACCCGAGCTCATGATTCGCCAGCGCGATGCTTATAAAGCTAACATCTGGCGTTAACAGTTTTTTAACAGCCTGCGGATCGATGCGTCCGTTTTTCAGCGGCGGAATGAGCCGAACAGACGAGCGCG
This window harbors:
- the rpsP gene encoding 30S ribosomal protein S16, with amino-acid sequence MLAIRLQRLGRKGYPVYRLAVQEAQRHPSSGRVVAYVGSYNPHTKAANIQAELAQKYLDNGAQPTPRVVKLLKEAGVTLPKWVKAPAADKHKAIRNPEKLRKNQPKEEPAQSDADEPSAE
- a CDS encoding tRNA-specific 2-thiouridylase gives rise to the protein MARVFVGMSGGVDSSVAAALLVEQGHDVTGVYMKNWSEDLPGMHCPWAEDVADAKRVAVGLGIDFQVFDFQKEYKQNVVNYMIREYQAGRTPNPDVMCNQEVKFKLFLEASLAAGAECIATGHYARVKHAVGGAALGNSGAVASRHGVHADSSLSPAELTAFRQSSAIQDESTFTPGFVKAPSLPNAARLLRAHDDNKDQTYFLYRVTSGALAKTMFPLGDFTKAEVREMAKERGLWTASKKESMGICFVGQVGIREFLSEYVETSPGDVIDQPTGAVVGRHDGAIFYTLGQRHGLNVGGGLPYYVVGKDMAKNEVYVSRSIDDGNLWRKELTLTDVHWINQSPKGDACQVRVRHRAPLINAEITRVNDNAGEKVTVILSEPQRAVTPGQSAVVYDGEECLGGGIIQTD
- a CDS encoding YdcF family protein; this translates as MIHRLIGLVLIAAVVIVGLSHYLSPDDLKDCPRPGSGQCQKAGAIIVISGGDTEARTAEAVKLYQAGWAPTIILSGAAADKSGPSNAAAMRKQAEAAGVPATALVMDERSETTKQNAQEVAGIIAQRGIKRVILVTSGYHMRRALAEFSAQLPNVELRARPTTHDKHWSAWWWLTPWGWWLAVGELLRIGLFALGVSR
- a CDS encoding BspA family leucine-rich repeat surface protein, translating into MKYLQRRRRLLPTLTAGVMMLGVGGLTLLAMTQPAKADAINNTDFVMTIDTTKPGVSNTDQFTIPVTGGGYNYTVDCNNDGIPDAVGVTSSHTCTYSDEGRHTIRIGGTFPQIYVNNAGDRLKIMSVDQWGTGAWRSMDSAFRGAENMDVKATDVPNLTNVTSLQGMFDTAHSLKGEGANWQWNTSNVTTTANMFHGAGQFNQNIGSWNMGNVTSAGHMFAYAGAFNNGGSSSIASWNTAKLEYADSMFEWANSFNQPIGLWNMTKAHAMVRMLANARAFNQSLAGWQLTSLQDVTGNPYAGGTNMLDNTALSVQNYDATLIAWNNAVLKSPVTLGAASLKYCTAEAAHAALQKAVADSGHGWTINGDAKQCPTYTLTFDTGSGSPVPSQTVAYTAKAVRPADPTRAGYTFAGWYADPTYLMRWDFNVHTMPNSNFTLYAKWNAVPTAPGNPGAPNQPGQPSQPGQPGASQGRAGSQLADTGTSLLVAIGAGVAAIISGAVLLMRKKRS
- a CDS encoding cysteine desulfurase translates to MIYLDHAAATPMDPLVIEVMQSYFSEKFFNPSSPYAPAVTVKRDYREAKSRIARVLGVGADELVMTAGATESINLAFTAVGGVSLISAIEHSSVINSAKARSSVRLIPPLKNGRIDPQAVKKLLTPDVSFISIALANHELGYIQPIEEIAEVVRLERVRRQENGESTPLIFHTDASQTAALIDVKIKRLGVDLLTLSAAKVYGPKQVGLLWIRPGVKLRPNIVGGGQEAGLRSGTENVAGVVGFATALELAAKRRSGEVKRLRGLRDTLVKKLLAAFPDMIISSDQKKSLVNFLNISFPGVDAERLVFLLEARGVLVATGSACAANSGTRSHVLAAIGLSDMAIDGSLRLTLGRLNDETQVMRAADEIITAVRTEQERTR